The following are from one region of the Chloracidobacterium sp. genome:
- the ileS gene encoding isoleucine--tRNA ligase — translation MDLKKTVNLPKTDFSQKANLGQAEPARLKKWKEIGLYKKIEEAREGREKFILHDGPPYANADIHIGTALNKILKDFVVKTRSMMGYDAPYVPGYDCHGLPIETLVEKKLAEKGKNKADIPVSSFRRICREHASTAMNNQTRDFQRLGILGEWENPYLTMSPEYESSTARLFGKFLERGYVYKGLRPVYWCIHDQTALAEAEVEYREHTSPSVYVKFPLRSDPADIDAALAGKNAFLVIWTTTPWTLPANLGIAVHPDFDYSAIEVGSEVYIVASELKGAFVETCEFEASAEIARFKGSKLDRLEAKHAWLDRTSLIMNGEHVTLGEADAETELDVRFESKSSAKSGTGLVHTAPGHGADDFHIGKKYGLDIYNPVDAAGRFIAEVEHFGGMNIFEANPKIVQFLRENGMLLHSEKYQHRYPHCWRCKNPVVFRATPQWFISMDEIQGDSDAKPLRQAALDEIGNVKWHPSWGEGRMSNMFKGRPDWCVSRQRSWGVPIPVFYCKGCDETIADPKIIDHVADIFAHETADAWYSRPENELLPDGFKCPKCGDSDFRKETDILDVWFDSGSSCVAVLETRGDTLRFPADVYLEGGDQYRGWFNSSLSCGIAAHDRAPYKQIVTHGWVVDGEGKKQSKSLGNVTAPQEIIDRSGAEILRLWAAAVDYTEDVRCSDEILSRVIDAYRKFRNTLRYALGNLDGFDPAKDSVAEDDLLEIDRWALANLDEVTAKAIAGYEAYDFQSAYGAIYNFCTVTLSARYFDIIKDRLYILAPRSIERRSAQTALYRIAADLSRLLAPILAFTADEAWENLPGQTVASIHIAEFPKVAGEADSVLTSNWERLFAIRDEVLKALEEARNDKSIGSSLDAKVVLTTDAETTRFLLDYFTDLRYIFIVSQVEVHESDLFAVRIEKADGHKCERCWNYSIRVGEFEKYPTVCERCIEALTELEKAAAA, via the coding sequence TTGGATCTGAAGAAAACCGTCAACCTACCTAAGACCGATTTTTCGCAAAAGGCGAATCTCGGCCAGGCCGAACCTGCTCGCCTTAAGAAGTGGAAAGAGATCGGGCTTTACAAAAAGATCGAAGAAGCCCGAGAAGGCCGCGAGAAATTCATCCTCCACGACGGCCCGCCTTACGCTAATGCTGATATTCACATCGGTACGGCTTTGAATAAGATCCTGAAGGATTTTGTCGTCAAAACGCGTTCGATGATGGGTTATGACGCCCCGTACGTGCCAGGATACGATTGCCACGGGCTGCCGATAGAAACGCTTGTTGAGAAAAAACTCGCCGAAAAAGGGAAGAACAAGGCTGATATTCCGGTTTCGAGCTTTCGCCGCATCTGCCGTGAACACGCCTCGACGGCAATGAACAATCAGACCCGCGATTTTCAGCGGCTCGGCATCCTCGGCGAGTGGGAGAATCCGTATCTGACGATGTCGCCGGAATATGAATCCTCTACTGCGCGCTTGTTCGGGAAGTTCCTTGAGCGAGGTTACGTGTATAAAGGGCTGCGGCCGGTCTATTGGTGCATCCACGACCAAACGGCTTTAGCTGAAGCAGAGGTCGAGTACAGAGAGCACACGTCGCCGTCGGTCTATGTGAAATTCCCGCTGAGGTCCGATCCGGCTGACATCGACGCGGCTCTTGCCGGGAAAAACGCATTTCTTGTGATCTGGACCACTACGCCATGGACGCTGCCTGCAAACCTTGGCATCGCCGTTCATCCGGATTTCGATTATTCCGCGATCGAGGTTGGCAGCGAGGTCTACATCGTCGCGTCAGAGCTCAAAGGTGCGTTTGTCGAGACCTGTGAATTTGAGGCCTCGGCCGAGATCGCCCGATTCAAAGGCTCGAAGCTCGACCGGCTCGAAGCGAAACACGCGTGGCTGGACCGCACATCGCTGATCATGAACGGCGAGCACGTCACGCTGGGCGAAGCCGATGCCGAGACCGAGCTTGACGTTAGATTTGAAAGCAAGAGCTCGGCAAAATCTGGCACCGGCCTTGTTCATACTGCACCGGGCCACGGAGCGGACGATTTTCACATCGGCAAAAAGTACGGCCTCGATATATATAATCCGGTCGATGCGGCGGGCCGCTTTATTGCCGAGGTCGAGCATTTTGGTGGAATGAACATCTTCGAGGCTAACCCGAAGATCGTCCAGTTTCTCCGCGAGAACGGGATGCTGCTGCATTCCGAGAAATACCAGCACCGATATCCGCACTGCTGGCGCTGCAAGAACCCGGTCGTTTTCCGGGCAACACCGCAATGGTTCATCTCGATGGACGAGATCCAGGGCGACTCGGACGCGAAACCGCTTCGCCAGGCGGCTCTCGACGAGATCGGAAACGTCAAATGGCATCCGTCATGGGGCGAAGGCCGCATGTCCAATATGTTCAAGGGACGGCCTGACTGGTGCGTCTCGCGGCAGCGTTCGTGGGGCGTACCGATCCCGGTTTTCTACTGCAAAGGCTGCGACGAAACGATCGCCGACCCCAAGATCATCGACCACGTCGCTGACATCTTCGCCCACGAGACCGCTGACGCATGGTATTCGCGACCCGAGAACGAACTGCTGCCCGACGGCTTCAAATGTCCAAAGTGCGGCGATTCCGACTTTCGAAAAGAAACCGATATTCTCGACGTCTGGTTCGATTCGGGCTCAAGCTGTGTCGCTGTGCTCGAAACCCGCGGCGATACGCTCCGGTTTCCGGCCGATGTCTATCTCGAAGGCGGCGATCAATACCGGGGCTGGTTCAATTCAAGTTTGAGCTGCGGCATCGCCGCCCACGACCGCGCGCCGTACAAACAGATCGTCACCCACGGTTGGGTCGTCGACGGCGAGGGCAAAAAGCAATCCAAATCGCTCGGCAACGTGACTGCTCCGCAGGAAATTATCGATCGGTCAGGTGCCGAGATCCTGCGTCTCTGGGCAGCGGCCGTTGACTATACCGAGGACGTTCGCTGCTCGGATGAGATCCTATCAAGGGTCATCGACGCCTATCGCAAGTTCCGAAACACGCTTCGATACGCGCTTGGCAACCTTGACGGCTTCGACCCCGCAAAGGATTCTGTTGCAGAAGACGATTTGCTCGAGATCGACCGCTGGGCGCTCGCGAATCTCGATGAGGTGACCGCAAAGGCAATTGCGGGTTACGAAGCATACGATTTTCAGTCGGCATACGGAGCGATCTACAATTTTTGTACGGTCACGCTCTCGGCTCGCTATTTCGACATCATCAAAGATCGGCTCTACATCCTCGCGCCTCGTTCGATCGAACGGCGTTCGGCCCAGACGGCACTCTACCGCATAGCTGCGGACCTTAGCCGTTTGCTTGCACCAATACTCGCCTTTACGGCAGATGAGGCGTGGGAAAATCTTCCGGGCCAGACCGTTGCTTCCATCCATATCGCGGAATTTCCAAAGGTGGCCGGCGAAGCAGACAGCGTCTTGACCAGCAACTGGGAACGGCTCTTTGCCATTCGCGACGAAGTACTGAAGGCCCTTGAAGAAGCTCGAAACGACAAGAGCATTGGTTCGTCGCTCGATGCCAAGGTCGTATTGACGACGGACGCCGAAACCACCCGATTTCTTCTCGATTATTTTACCGACC